A stretch of Cyanobacterium sp. HL-69 DNA encodes these proteins:
- a CDS encoding two-component signal transduction system histidine kinase / response regulator, translating to MNFFYSTIKKYDFNPLRVPWWKQIVVALTYFITALISITFTTYPNTGSTPIWIPGGIAVGLIFIWGYSAWLGVFIGILMTQISIFQGWENFGSFTLVMLITVVTSLGKILASLCSESQNNNIFPQSDNRYFLHSVKNTAQFILFGCFISHLPIAIICACLVCGFGRAPWNLFIEIAVTWWLSDSFGILIFTPLIVAWQKQVFNFIKCIKKQWLNTLVTVFLVFIINQSIINTSYDIQFLYIPLVVWVVFKFEELGASLVVLVITINLMLATIAQTTSFAMESTRDSLLLLQSFIACISMTTLLLGAVLSENNYRKQELIKLNKDLSAKNKLLEELNRQKDLQSEAKEKILTEYNRLLQKQLSLVKAKEKAENLTKRKSLFFASLSNDFLNPINALVKITESLANTQLNDQQREYTQIIQQTISTLLKAVNDIFNFSSIEIGDFELQEDKLSIKDILQSINILFSKQSQEKEVNISYSIQKELPNFIGDASRIRQVLFNILGSSFYNQNSSVFIYIKEANLLNKNKGLDNSKTLLLFTIKSTIHDQNEVREDGEAIQYDGETALCDRTENDKIIDTYDIFNTFETTTEFPENNRELELFIAQKLINAMGGTIWIENDGKIKGNPPAQWSLPSPSSPTSIIYFTLQLCPISSEENKSTSSHIFKELSPLNILIAEDNRINQKIMLYHLKQLGYEGEFVADGAALLEQVKQKKYDIIFIDIKMPIMDGIQANKLLRKNYNKAHYIVAINHLIENKKEEFISLGFDDCINKPIQLEELKVVLQKILLIHNL from the coding sequence TATTTGGGGTTATTCTGCGTGGCTAGGAGTATTCATAGGCATATTAATGACTCAAATTAGCATCTTTCAAGGATGGGAAAATTTCGGTAGTTTTACCCTTGTTATGCTAATCACCGTAGTGACATCACTGGGCAAAATACTAGCCAGTCTATGTAGTGAATCCCAAAATAACAATATTTTTCCTCAATCGGATAATCGCTATTTTCTTCATAGTGTTAAAAATACCGCTCAATTTATCCTTTTTGGTTGTTTTATTAGTCATTTACCCATCGCAATTATTTGTGCTTGTTTAGTGTGTGGATTTGGCAGGGCGCCATGGAATTTATTTATAGAAATTGCGGTTACATGGTGGTTAAGTGATAGTTTTGGGATTTTGATTTTTACCCCTTTAATTGTGGCATGGCAAAAACAAGTTTTTAATTTTATAAAGTGTATTAAGAAACAATGGTTAAATACACTTGTTACTGTATTTTTAGTTTTTATTATTAATCAATCGATTATTAACACGTCTTACGATATACAGTTTTTATATATTCCCTTGGTGGTATGGGTAGTATTTAAGTTTGAAGAATTGGGTGCAAGTTTAGTTGTATTAGTTATTACCATTAATTTAATGTTAGCCACCATCGCACAAACTACTTCTTTTGCCATGGAATCGACGAGGGATTCTCTACTTTTATTACAGTCTTTTATTGCTTGTATTTCTATGACAACCTTGCTTTTAGGAGCAGTTTTAAGCGAAAATAATTATCGTAAGCAAGAATTAATAAAATTAAATAAAGATTTATCCGCAAAAAATAAATTATTAGAAGAATTAAATCGTCAGAAAGATTTACAAAGTGAAGCAAAGGAGAAAATATTAACAGAATATAATAGGTTACTTCAAAAACAGTTGTCTTTAGTTAAAGCGAAAGAAAAAGCTGAAAATTTAACTAAACGGAAAAGCCTGTTTTTTGCAAGTCTGAGCAATGATTTTCTTAACCCTATTAATGCTTTAGTAAAGATAACAGAAAGTTTAGCTAACACTCAATTAAATGATCAACAAAGGGAATATACTCAAATAATTCAGCAGACAATCTCAACGCTATTAAAAGCTGTTAATGATATTTTTAATTTTTCTTCCATTGAAATTGGGGATTTTGAGTTACAGGAGGATAAATTGAGTATTAAAGATATTCTCCAATCTATTAATATTTTATTCTCAAAACAGAGTCAAGAAAAGGAGGTTAATATTTCCTATTCTATTCAGAAAGAATTACCCAATTTTATCGGAGATGCTTCTCGTATTCGTCAAGTATTATTTAATATTTTAGGAAGCTCTTTTTATAATCAAAATAGTTCTGTTTTCATTTATATAAAGGAAGCAAATTTATTAAATAAAAATAAAGGTTTAGATAATAGCAAAACACTTTTACTTTTTACTATTAAAAGCACTATACATGATCAAAATGAAGTGAGAGAAGATGGGGAAGCGATACAATATGATGGTGAAACGGCGCTATGCGATCGCACTGAAAATGATAAGATAATAGATACTTATGATATTTTTAATACATTTGAAACCACCACAGAATTTCCAGAAAATAATAGAGAATTAGAGCTATTTATCGCCCAAAAACTAATTAACGCCATGGGAGGTACTATCTGGATAGAAAATGACGGTAAAATAAAAGGAAATCCCCCAGCACAATGGAGTTTGCCATCTCCATCATCCCCAACCTCAATTATTTACTTTACTCTACAACTATGCCCTATATCTAGTGAAGAAAATAAATCAACATCTTCCCATATTTTCAAAGAATTATCCCCATTAAACATTTTGATAGCAGAAGATAATCGTATTAATCAGAAAATAATGCTTTATCATCTAAAACAACTAGGATATGAAGGGGAATTTGTAGCCGATGGTGCAGCACTTTTAGAACAGGTAAAACAAAAAAAATATGATATTATTTTTATAGATATAAAAATGCCTATTATGGATGGTATTCAAGCCAATAAACTTTTAAGAAAAAACTATAATAAAGCTCACTATATAGTTGCTATTAACCACTTGATTGAAAACAAAAAAGAAGAGTTTATTTCTCTAGGTTTTGATGACTGCATTAATAAACCCATTCAACTGGAAGAATTAAAAGTGGTTTTACAAAAAATATTGTTGATACATAATCTGTAA